A region from the Gossypium hirsutum isolate 1008001.06 chromosome A08, Gossypium_hirsutum_v2.1, whole genome shotgun sequence genome encodes:
- the LOC107930493 gene encoding riboflavin biosynthesis protein PYRD, chloroplastic → MMQIQSLSFPHCTQTSANLSAFPHGFTYFSSQNQISSLLGNQYSPSRSFNSLKRVSRIQFRSRKRGGLVRVRCGMVEDESVDDGFYIRRCVELARRAIGFTSPNPLVGCVIVKDGKIVGEGFHPKAGQPHAEVFALRDAGNSAENATAYVSLEPCNHHGRTPPCTEALIKAKVKKVVVGMVDPNPIVASKGVARLRDAGIVVTVGVEEELCKRLNEAWIHQMLTGKPFVTLRYSLSVNGHFLDQLGEGVTEASGYYSKLLQEYDAIILSGTLSEKFSSPTSQEPGANQPLRIVVANNPDQFPSLTTEASKTIVFAVKEIAAEADLARKGIEAVALDRINLTPILEHCKRQGLCSILLDMRGCIHDLEELVRETIEQNVLQKIVVEVLPYWDESNGAGSLVVLNGLVKRLELKNLRSEISNRSLVVEGYLQNR, encoded by the exons ATGATGCAAATTCAATCACTTTCCTTTCCACACTGCACTCAAACTTCAGCCAACCTTTCGGCTTTTCCCCACGGTTTCACTTATTTTTCATCACAAAACCAGATATCCTCACTTTTGGGAAATCAATATTCCCCATCTCGCTCTTTTAATTCATTGAAAAGGGTATCCAGAATTCAATTTAGATCGAGAAAACGCGGGGGCTTGGTTAGGGTTAGATGCGGTATGGTCGAAGATGAGAGTGTTGATGATGGTTTCTACATCAGGAGGTGTGTGGAGCTGGCAAGGAGGGCAATTGGGTTCACAAGTCCTAATCCTTTGGTGGGATGTGTCATTGTGAAAGATGGAAAGATTGTTGGTGAAGGGTTTCATCCTAAAGCTGGCCAGCCTCATGCTGAG GTTTTTGCTTTGAGAGATGCTGGGAATTCAGCCGAGAATGCGACTGCATATGTGAGCTTGGAGCCATGTAATCACCATGGAAGAACTCCACCATGTACTGAAGCATTGATTAAAGCCAAAGTGAAAAAGGTGGTGGTCGGGATGGTGGATCCTAACCCGATCGTGGCTTCAAAGGGGGTTGCTAGATTGCGAGATGCAGGAATTGTCGTGACTGTGGGTGTCGAGGAAGAGTTATGCAAGCGGCTCAATGAAGCCTGGATCCATCAAATGTTAACCGGGAAGCCTTTCGTGACTCTTAG ATATTCCCTCTCTGTCAATGGCCACTTTTTAGACCAGCTCGGGGAAGGGGTCACCGAGGCTAGTGGATACTACTCAAAGTTGTTGCAAGAATATGACGCAATTATACTTTCTGGAACTTTATCCGAGAAGTTTTCAAGTCCGACATCACAGGAGCCAGGTGCCAATCAGCCTCTTCGGATTGTAGTAGCAAATAATCCCGATCAATTTCCTTCCCTAACCACAGAAGCCTCTAAGACAATAGTATTTGCAGTCAAAGAGATAGCTGCGGAAGCAGATTTGGCTCGAAAAGGAATCGAGGCAGTGGCTTTAGATCGGATAAATTTGACTCCAATTCTCGAACACTGTAAGCGCCAGGGTTTGTGTAGCATTTTACTCGATATGAGGGGCTGCATCCACGACCTCGAAGAACTTGTTAGAGAAACCATTGAACAAAACGTGTTGCAAAAGATAGTAGTGGAAGTGTTGCCATATTGGGATGAATCAAACGGTGCAGGGTCACTTGTGGTATTGAATGGTTTGGTTAAAAGGCTAGAACTGAAGAATTTGCGATCCGAGATCTCAAATCGAAGCCTCGTGGTTGAGGGATATCTTCAAAACCGGTGA
- the LOC107930506 gene encoding mechanosensitive ion channel protein 1, mitochondrial isoform X1, whose amino-acid sequence MAGITVSRLRSLSNSLYSSLKLSSLPLYRSYTSLTRIADHSYVRASYAHLNSFYDKRETQSASMFMNTPIRVAASDPLADTCFRKTNPVSVLPSTSSTLRFRSIFPFVSLSPVLRHQPGLLSFSSKADKPVESEVSAASGGAGVDVSNGGVIGNDWIDKVKDAWHSAEDVLGYTGEKAKEVSNKLKPHVEQLLDTYPYLKDVVAPVGFTLTGTILAWVVLPRLLRRFHNYAIQTSVLPSGSLLGNQVPYEKSFWGALEDPMRYLITFMAFSQIGMMVAPSTIASQYVTQAWRGAAILSCVWFFYRWKTNLLARALATHNLAGTDREKLLTLDRVSSIGLFVVGLMALAEACGVAVQSILTVGGIGGVATAFAAKDILGNVLSGLSMQFSKPFSLGDTIKAGSIEGQVVEMGLTNTTLLNSEKFPVLVPNSLFSSQVIVNKSRAQWRAVVTKIPLEIEGLDKVPQISDDIKNMLRSNSNIFLGKEAPYCFLSHIDSYYAELTIGCNLRRMSKDEIYSAQQDILLQSVQIIRKHGAKLGSGSFQGTTTQ is encoded by the exons ATGGCTGGAATTACGGTTTCAAGACTGAGGTCACTTTCAAATTCCTTATATTCATCTTTAAAACTGTCATCACTGCCGTTATACAGATCGTACACGTCGCTTACAAGAATCGCTGATCACAGCTATGTTAGAGCATCTTATGCTCATTTGAATAGTTTTTATGACAAAAGAGAAACTCAGTCTGCTTCAATGTTTATGAATACTCCTATTAGGGTTGCAGCATCTGATCCTTTGGCTGATACCTGTTTCCGCAAAACCAATCCCGTGTCTGTGTTACCCTCAACCTCATCAACATTGCGTTTCCGGAGTATTTTTCCTTTTGTTTCGTTAAGCCCAGTGTTGAGACATCAACCGGGTTTGCTGTCTTTCAGTAGCAAGGCAGATAAACCTGTGGAATCTGAAGTTTCAGCTGCCTCTGGTGGAGCGGGAGTAGATGTAAGTAACGGTGGTGTTATTGGCAATGATTGGATTGATAAAGTCAAAGATGCTTGGCACAGTGCTGAGGATGTACTAGGTTATACTGGGGAAAAGGCTAAAGAAGTCTCTAACAAACTGAAGCCACATGTTGAACAGTTGCTTGATACCTATCCGTATCTTAAAGATGTGGTTGCTCCAGTTGGCTTTACTTTGACTGGCACTATATTGGCTTGGGTGGTCTTGCCTAGGCTTTTAAGAAGATTTCACAATTATGCAATTCAAACTTCAGTCCTGCCTTCTGGAAGCTTGCTTGGGAATCAAGTTCCATATGAGAAAAGCTTTTGGGGAGCTCTAGAAGACCCAATGAGATATCTGATTACCTTCATGGCATTCTCTCAAAT TGGCATGATGGTGGCTCCAAGTACTATCGCATCACAATATGTTACACAGGCATGGAGGGGTGCAGCTATCCTTTCATGTGTCTGGTTTTTCTATCGTTGGAAAACAAATCTACTTGCTAGGGCACTTGCTACTCATAATTTAGCAGGGACTGATCGGGAAAAGTTGTTAACTCTGGACAGAGTTTCATCCATTGGCCTATTTGTTGTTGGGTTAATGGCTTTAGCAGAGGCATGTGGAGTAGCCGTTCAATCTATTCTTACAGTCGGTGGCATAGGAG GGGTGGCTACTGCTTTTGCTGCCAAGGACATCCTTGGAAATGTGCTCAGTGGATTGTCTATGCAGTTCTCAAAACCTTTTTCATTGGGTGATACAATAAAG GCAGGATCTATAGAAGGTCAGGTAGTGGAAATGGGACTTACGAACACGACATTACTAAACTCTGAGAAATTTCCAGTTCTGGTTCCTAACTCACTCTTTTCCAGTCAG GTTATTGTGAACAAATCACGTGCCCAATGGCGTGCAGTGGTGACCAAAATTCCCTTGGAAATCGAAGGACTTGACAAGGTTCCCCAGATATCAGATGACATTAAGAATATGCTGCGATCAAACTCGAATATTTTCTTGGGAAAGGAGGCTCCTTATTGTTTCCTGTCTCATATCGACAGTTATTATGCAGAACTGACCATTGGATGCAATCTCAGACGCATG AGCAAAGATGAAATATACTCTGCACAACAAGATATTCTTCTGCAGTCGGTCCAGATTATTCGGAAGCATGGTGCTAAATTGGGCAGTGGCTCATTCCAAGGTACGACCACTCAGTGA
- the LOC107930494 gene encoding uncharacterized protein isoform X3, with protein MGDLYALDFDGVLCDSCGESSISAVKAAKVRWPDLFDGVDSVLEDWIVDQMHRVRPVVETGYENLLLVRLLVESRLPSIRKSSVAEGLTVEDILENWSKIKPVIMEEWDENRDALIDLFGKVRDEWMDNDLATWIGANRFYPGVPDALKFSSSTIYIVTTKQSRFADALLRELAGVTIPPERIYGLGTGPKVKVLKQLQLRPEHQGMKLHFVEDRLATLKNVIKEPELDGWNLYLGDWGYNTQKEREEAANISRIQLLQLSDFSKKLK; from the exons atgggaGATTTATACGCTTTGGATTTCGATGGAGTTCTCTGCGATAGTTGTGGAGAAAGTTCCATCTCTGCTGTTAAG GCTGCTAAAGTGAGATGGCCGGATTTGTTTGACGGTGTGGACTCGGTCTTGGAAGACTGGATTGTTGATCAGATGCATAGA GTGCGACCTGTGGTCGAAACGGGGTATGAGAATCTGCTACTTGTGAGGTTGTTGGTGGAGAGTAGATTACCTTCGATTCGGAAATCTTCG GTTGCAGAAGGACTAACTGTTGAAGATATTTTAGAGAACTGGTCAAAAATAAAGCCAGTAATCATGGAAGAATGGGATGAAAACAGGGATGCTTTAATTGATCTTTTCGGAAAGGTTAGGGATGAATGGATGGATAATGACCTAGCAACTTGGATTGGTGCAAATAG GTTTTATCCAGGTGTTCCAGATGCCCTTAAATTCTCTAGCTCGACCATATATATAGTGACTACAAAACAG AGCCGGTTCGCAGATGCTTTATTACGAGAACTTGCTGGAGTTACTATCCCTCCGGAAAGGATATATGGCTTGGGAACTGG GCCCAAGGTGAAAGTACTGAAACAACTACAACTGAGACCAGAACACCAAGGGATGAAACTACA CTTTGTGGAAGATCGGCTTGCAACCTTGAAGAATGTCATCAAAGAACCAGAATTAGATGGATGGAACTTGTATTTAG GTGACTGGGGATATAACACTCAAAAAGAGAGGGAAGAAGCAGCTAACATTTCCAGAATTCAGCTACTCCAGCTCTCAGACTTTAGTAAGAAGCTCAAATAA
- the LOC107930506 gene encoding mechanosensitive ion channel protein 1, mitochondrial isoform X2 — translation MAGITVSRLRVAASDPLADTCFRKTNPVSVLPSTSSTLRFRSIFPFVSLSPVLRHQPGLLSFSSKADKPVESEVSAASGGAGVDVSNGGVIGNDWIDKVKDAWHSAEDVLGYTGEKAKEVSNKLKPHVEQLLDTYPYLKDVVAPVGFTLTGTILAWVVLPRLLRRFHNYAIQTSVLPSGSLLGNQVPYEKSFWGALEDPMRYLITFMAFSQIGMMVAPSTIASQYVTQAWRGAAILSCVWFFYRWKTNLLARALATHNLAGTDREKLLTLDRVSSIGLFVVGLMALAEACGVAVQSILTVGGIGGVATAFAAKDILGNVLSGLSMQFSKPFSLGDTIKAGSIEGQVVEMGLTNTTLLNSEKFPVLVPNSLFSSQVIVNKSRAQWRAVVTKIPLEIEGLDKVPQISDDIKNMLRSNSNIFLGKEAPYCFLSHIDSYYAELTIGCNLRRMSKDEIYSAQQDILLQSVQIIRKHGAKLGSGSFQGTTTQ, via the exons ATGGCTGGAATTACGGTTTCAAGACTGAG GGTTGCAGCATCTGATCCTTTGGCTGATACCTGTTTCCGCAAAACCAATCCCGTGTCTGTGTTACCCTCAACCTCATCAACATTGCGTTTCCGGAGTATTTTTCCTTTTGTTTCGTTAAGCCCAGTGTTGAGACATCAACCGGGTTTGCTGTCTTTCAGTAGCAAGGCAGATAAACCTGTGGAATCTGAAGTTTCAGCTGCCTCTGGTGGAGCGGGAGTAGATGTAAGTAACGGTGGTGTTATTGGCAATGATTGGATTGATAAAGTCAAAGATGCTTGGCACAGTGCTGAGGATGTACTAGGTTATACTGGGGAAAAGGCTAAAGAAGTCTCTAACAAACTGAAGCCACATGTTGAACAGTTGCTTGATACCTATCCGTATCTTAAAGATGTGGTTGCTCCAGTTGGCTTTACTTTGACTGGCACTATATTGGCTTGGGTGGTCTTGCCTAGGCTTTTAAGAAGATTTCACAATTATGCAATTCAAACTTCAGTCCTGCCTTCTGGAAGCTTGCTTGGGAATCAAGTTCCATATGAGAAAAGCTTTTGGGGAGCTCTAGAAGACCCAATGAGATATCTGATTACCTTCATGGCATTCTCTCAAAT TGGCATGATGGTGGCTCCAAGTACTATCGCATCACAATATGTTACACAGGCATGGAGGGGTGCAGCTATCCTTTCATGTGTCTGGTTTTTCTATCGTTGGAAAACAAATCTACTTGCTAGGGCACTTGCTACTCATAATTTAGCAGGGACTGATCGGGAAAAGTTGTTAACTCTGGACAGAGTTTCATCCATTGGCCTATTTGTTGTTGGGTTAATGGCTTTAGCAGAGGCATGTGGAGTAGCCGTTCAATCTATTCTTACAGTCGGTGGCATAGGAG GGGTGGCTACTGCTTTTGCTGCCAAGGACATCCTTGGAAATGTGCTCAGTGGATTGTCTATGCAGTTCTCAAAACCTTTTTCATTGGGTGATACAATAAAG GCAGGATCTATAGAAGGTCAGGTAGTGGAAATGGGACTTACGAACACGACATTACTAAACTCTGAGAAATTTCCAGTTCTGGTTCCTAACTCACTCTTTTCCAGTCAG GTTATTGTGAACAAATCACGTGCCCAATGGCGTGCAGTGGTGACCAAAATTCCCTTGGAAATCGAAGGACTTGACAAGGTTCCCCAGATATCAGATGACATTAAGAATATGCTGCGATCAAACTCGAATATTTTCTTGGGAAAGGAGGCTCCTTATTGTTTCCTGTCTCATATCGACAGTTATTATGCAGAACTGACCATTGGATGCAATCTCAGACGCATG AGCAAAGATGAAATATACTCTGCACAACAAGATATTCTTCTGCAGTCGGTCCAGATTATTCGGAAGCATGGTGCTAAATTGGGCAGTGGCTCATTCCAAGGTACGACCACTCAGTGA
- the LOC107930494 gene encoding uncharacterized protein isoform X2, whose translation MGDLYALDFDGVLCDSCGESSISAVKAAKVRWPDLFDGVDSVLEDWIVDQMHRVSSLREAVFWHFTLQSPQLLEEPLKLIREVRPVVETGYENLLLVRLLVESRLPSIRKSSVAEGLTVEDILENWSKIKPVIMEEWDENRDALIDLFGKVRDEWMDNDLATWIGANRFYPGVPDALKFSSSTIYIVTTKQSRFADALLRELAGVTIPPERIYGLGTGPKVKVLKQLQLRPEHQGMKLHFVEDRLATLKNVIKEPELDGWNLYLGDWGYNTQKEREEAANISRIQLLQLSDFSKKLK comes from the exons atgggaGATTTATACGCTTTGGATTTCGATGGAGTTCTCTGCGATAGTTGTGGAGAAAGTTCCATCTCTGCTGTTAAG GCTGCTAAAGTGAGATGGCCGGATTTGTTTGACGGTGTGGACTCGGTCTTGGAAGACTGGATTGTTGATCAGATGCATAGA GTATCAAGCTTAAGAGAAGCTGTCTTTTGGCACTTCACCTTGCAGTCTCCACAACTTCTTGAAGAACCTCTGAAACTGATAAGAG AGGTGCGACCTGTGGTCGAAACGGGGTATGAGAATCTGCTACTTGTGAGGTTGTTGGTGGAGAGTAGATTACCTTCGATTCGGAAATCTTCG GTTGCAGAAGGACTAACTGTTGAAGATATTTTAGAGAACTGGTCAAAAATAAAGCCAGTAATCATGGAAGAATGGGATGAAAACAGGGATGCTTTAATTGATCTTTTCGGAAAGGTTAGGGATGAATGGATGGATAATGACCTAGCAACTTGGATTGGTGCAAATAG GTTTTATCCAGGTGTTCCAGATGCCCTTAAATTCTCTAGCTCGACCATATATATAGTGACTACAAAACAG AGCCGGTTCGCAGATGCTTTATTACGAGAACTTGCTGGAGTTACTATCCCTCCGGAAAGGATATATGGCTTGGGAACTGG GCCCAAGGTGAAAGTACTGAAACAACTACAACTGAGACCAGAACACCAAGGGATGAAACTACA CTTTGTGGAAGATCGGCTTGCAACCTTGAAGAATGTCATCAAAGAACCAGAATTAGATGGATGGAACTTGTATTTAG GTGACTGGGGATATAACACTCAAAAAGAGAGGGAAGAAGCAGCTAACATTTCCAGAATTCAGCTACTCCAGCTCTCAGACTTTAGTAAGAAGCTCAAATAA
- the LOC107930494 gene encoding uncharacterized protein isoform X1 gives MGDLYALDFDGVLCDSCGESSISAVKAAKVRWPDLFDGVDSVLEDWIVDQMHRVSSLREAVFWHFTLQSPQLLEEPLKLIRDKLHNIVRPVVETGYENLLLVRLLVESRLPSIRKSSVAEGLTVEDILENWSKIKPVIMEEWDENRDALIDLFGKVRDEWMDNDLATWIGANRFYPGVPDALKFSSSTIYIVTTKQSRFADALLRELAGVTIPPERIYGLGTGPKVKVLKQLQLRPEHQGMKLHFVEDRLATLKNVIKEPELDGWNLYLGDWGYNTQKEREEAANISRIQLLQLSDFSKKLK, from the exons atgggaGATTTATACGCTTTGGATTTCGATGGAGTTCTCTGCGATAGTTGTGGAGAAAGTTCCATCTCTGCTGTTAAG GCTGCTAAAGTGAGATGGCCGGATTTGTTTGACGGTGTGGACTCGGTCTTGGAAGACTGGATTGTTGATCAGATGCATAGA GTATCAAGCTTAAGAGAAGCTGTCTTTTGGCACTTCACCTTGCAGTCTCCACAACTTCTTGAAGAACCTCTGAAACTGATAAGAGATAAGCTACACAATATT GTGCGACCTGTGGTCGAAACGGGGTATGAGAATCTGCTACTTGTGAGGTTGTTGGTGGAGAGTAGATTACCTTCGATTCGGAAATCTTCG GTTGCAGAAGGACTAACTGTTGAAGATATTTTAGAGAACTGGTCAAAAATAAAGCCAGTAATCATGGAAGAATGGGATGAAAACAGGGATGCTTTAATTGATCTTTTCGGAAAGGTTAGGGATGAATGGATGGATAATGACCTAGCAACTTGGATTGGTGCAAATAG GTTTTATCCAGGTGTTCCAGATGCCCTTAAATTCTCTAGCTCGACCATATATATAGTGACTACAAAACAG AGCCGGTTCGCAGATGCTTTATTACGAGAACTTGCTGGAGTTACTATCCCTCCGGAAAGGATATATGGCTTGGGAACTGG GCCCAAGGTGAAAGTACTGAAACAACTACAACTGAGACCAGAACACCAAGGGATGAAACTACA CTTTGTGGAAGATCGGCTTGCAACCTTGAAGAATGTCATCAAAGAACCAGAATTAGATGGATGGAACTTGTATTTAG GTGACTGGGGATATAACACTCAAAAAGAGAGGGAAGAAGCAGCTAACATTTCCAGAATTCAGCTACTCCAGCTCTCAGACTTTAGTAAGAAGCTCAAATAA
- the LOC107930479 gene encoding brassinosteroid-responsive RING protein 1 yields MGFPASYAEVTLPKPLLFALSLLCFIGNLISALLNRLGLSDFIESDMVWPENRTRTSETTTVPALLFPVIKFEELVVDPPENCAVCLNEFERGEEIRCLKNCRHVFHRACLDRWMDHDQKTCPLCRTLF; encoded by the coding sequence ATGGGGTTTCCTGCTAGTTACGCCGAAGTTACCTTACCCAAACCCTTGCTTTTCGCACTTTCATTACTTTGTTTCATCGGAAATCTAATTTCCGCCCTTTTAAACCGCCTCGGACTCTCCGATTTCATCGAATCGGACATGGTTTGGCCCGAAAACCGGACCCGAACATCCGAGACTACCACCGTACCCGCTCTTCTCTTTCCGGTTATAAAGTTCGAGGAGCTCGTCGTCGACCCACCGGAGAACTGTGCCGTTTGCTTGAACGAGTTCGAAAGAGGGGAAGAGATCAGGTGCTTGAAAAACTGTAGACACGTTTTCCACAGGGCATGTTTGGACCGTTGGATGGATCATGATCAGAAAACGTGTCCACTTTGTAGGAcacttttttaa
- the LOC107930506 gene encoding mechanosensitive ion channel protein 1, mitochondrial isoform X3, producing the protein MAGITVSRLRSLSNSLYSSLKLSSLPLYRSYTSLTRIADHSYVRASYAHLNSFYDKRETQSASMFMNTPIRVAASDPLADTCFRKTNPVSVLPSTSSTLRFRSIFPFVSLSPVLRHQPGLLSFSSKADKPVESEVSAASGGAGVDVSNGGVIGNDWIDKVKDAWHSAEDVLGYTGEKAKEVSNKLKPHVEQLLDTYPYLKDVVAPVGFTLTGTILAWVVLPRLLRRFHNYAIQTSVLPSGSLLGNQVPYEKSFWGALEDPMRYLITFMAFSQIGMMVAPSTIASQYVTQAWRGAAILSCVWFFYRWKTNLLARALATHNLAGTDREKLLTLDRVSSIGLFVVGLMALAEACGVAVQSILTVGGIGGVYFLLTHNVLLAWLSRGGYCFCCQGHPWKCAQWIVYAVLKTFFIG; encoded by the exons ATGGCTGGAATTACGGTTTCAAGACTGAGGTCACTTTCAAATTCCTTATATTCATCTTTAAAACTGTCATCACTGCCGTTATACAGATCGTACACGTCGCTTACAAGAATCGCTGATCACAGCTATGTTAGAGCATCTTATGCTCATTTGAATAGTTTTTATGACAAAAGAGAAACTCAGTCTGCTTCAATGTTTATGAATACTCCTATTAGGGTTGCAGCATCTGATCCTTTGGCTGATACCTGTTTCCGCAAAACCAATCCCGTGTCTGTGTTACCCTCAACCTCATCAACATTGCGTTTCCGGAGTATTTTTCCTTTTGTTTCGTTAAGCCCAGTGTTGAGACATCAACCGGGTTTGCTGTCTTTCAGTAGCAAGGCAGATAAACCTGTGGAATCTGAAGTTTCAGCTGCCTCTGGTGGAGCGGGAGTAGATGTAAGTAACGGTGGTGTTATTGGCAATGATTGGATTGATAAAGTCAAAGATGCTTGGCACAGTGCTGAGGATGTACTAGGTTATACTGGGGAAAAGGCTAAAGAAGTCTCTAACAAACTGAAGCCACATGTTGAACAGTTGCTTGATACCTATCCGTATCTTAAAGATGTGGTTGCTCCAGTTGGCTTTACTTTGACTGGCACTATATTGGCTTGGGTGGTCTTGCCTAGGCTTTTAAGAAGATTTCACAATTATGCAATTCAAACTTCAGTCCTGCCTTCTGGAAGCTTGCTTGGGAATCAAGTTCCATATGAGAAAAGCTTTTGGGGAGCTCTAGAAGACCCAATGAGATATCTGATTACCTTCATGGCATTCTCTCAAAT TGGCATGATGGTGGCTCCAAGTACTATCGCATCACAATATGTTACACAGGCATGGAGGGGTGCAGCTATCCTTTCATGTGTCTGGTTTTTCTATCGTTGGAAAACAAATCTACTTGCTAGGGCACTTGCTACTCATAATTTAGCAGGGACTGATCGGGAAAAGTTGTTAACTCTGGACAGAGTTTCATCCATTGGCCTATTTGTTGTTGGGTTAATGGCTTTAGCAGAGGCATGTGGAGTAGCCGTTCAATCTATTCTTACAGTCGGTGGCATAGGAGGTGTATATTTTCTGCTAACGCATAATGTTCTCTTAGCTTGGCTTTCTAG GGGTGGCTACTGCTTTTGCTGCCAAGGACATCCTTGGAAATGTGCTCAGTGGATTGTCTATGCAGTTCTCAAAACCTTTTTCATTGGGTGA
- the LOC107930502 gene encoding 3-methyl-2-oxobutanoate hydroxymethyltransferase 1, mitochondrial, whose product MAFLHKLSKASSLASASLIRHLSNVPENTVYGGPKPQTPNQRVTLNQLRQKYNKGEPITMVTAYDYPSAVHLDTAGIDICLVGDSASMVVHGHDTTLPITLDEMLVHCRAVARGAKRPLLVGDLPFGTYETSTSQAVDTAVRILKEGGMDAIKLEGGSPSRITAAKAIVEAGIAVIGHVGLTPQAISVLGGFRPQGKNVASAVKVVETAMALQEAGCFSVVLECVPAPVAAAATSALQIPTIGIGAGPFCSGQVLIYHDLLGMLQHPHHAKVTPKFCKQFARVGDIINKALLEYKEEVTNGSFPGPSHTPYRMNPKDVNGFSKELQRLGLDDAASAANEAAIEPEKMNMVNTGSN is encoded by the exons ATGGCGTTTTTACACAAGTTATCCAAGGCTTCTTCACTCGCCAGCGCCTCCCTAATTCGCCATCTGAGCAACGTCCCGGAGAACACCGTCTACGGtggcccaaaacctcaaacgccCAATCAGAGAGTGACGCTTAACCAGCTAAGGCAAAAATACAATAAAGGTGAGCCAATCACCATGGTAACAGCCTACGACTACCCGTCGGCGGTCCACCTCGACACCGCCGGCATCGATATCTGCCTCGTCGGTGACTCTGCTTCCATGGTCGTTCACGGCCACGACACCACTCTTCCTATCACGCTCGATGAAATGCTCGTCCATTGCCGGGCCGTTGCTCGCGGCGCTAAGCGCCCTTTGCTCGTTGGTGACTTGCCGTTTGGGACCTATGAGACTAGTACCAGTCAG GCAGTTGATACAGCTGTTAGGATCTTAAAAGAAGGAGGGATGGATGCTATCAAATTGGAAGGAGGGTCCCCTTCGAGAATCACCGCCGCAAAAGCCATCGTTGAGGCTGGAATCGCGGTTATCGGACATGTCGGACTTACTCCACAGGCAATTAGTGTACTTGGAGGATTCAGGCCTCAAGGCAAAAATGTTGCTAGTGCAGTCAAG GTTGTAGAGACCGCCATGGCTTTGCAAGAAGCTGGATGTTTTTCGGTCGTTTTGGAATGTGTTCCGGCACCTGTGGCTGCTGCAGCCACATCTGCTCTCCAAATTCCCACAATTGGCATTGGAGCTGGTCCTTTTTGCAGTGGACAG GTTCTAATTTACCATGATCTACTTGGAATGCTGCAACACCCGCATCACGCAAAG GTTACTCCAAAGTTTTGCAAGCAGTTTGCTCGTGTCGGAGACATTATAAACAAAGCTCTCTTAGAGTACAAAGAAGAAGTAACAAATGGTTCGTTCCCTGGTCCTTCACACACCCCATACAGAATGAATCCCAAAGACGTGAATGGATTCTCGAAGGAGTTGCAGAGATTGGGTTTAGATGATGCAGCATCGGCGGCAAACGAAGCGGCAATTGAGCCTGAGAAGATGAACATGGTAAACACCGGAAGTAACTAA